One genomic window of Cloacibacillus sp. includes the following:
- the cobK gene encoding precorrin-6A reductase produces the protein MTRRLLLFGGTTEARELTRYGLPVIYCAASDYGAELVRGAPGVEVKTGRMDAAEMERFMKENEVACVIDATHPYAREASENIKHAANAAGLPLLRVRRNETPAPDDAVRVKSAAEAAAFIEGERGNVLITTGSKEIEAFASVTDRKRLFARVLPDALVIQKCAECGFDAGHLIAMQGPFSLRMNEEMLRLSGARWLVTKDGGAAGGTEEKLAAAANCGARVVLIERPHETEGASAARALLWARRNLGVSRPPLFPMLTDIEGRRAVVVGGGAIAARRAKTLRRCGASVYVISPDFCSEIKELGCTLIKKKFEPSDLDGAVLVAAATNDAEVNKTAADEARRRGIPVSAADDAALCSFYFPSLVNVGEVSASVSAGALSPALTHRLAGRLRAVWESWVSEERRELEKIDEQKDKNSGGLCDE, from the coding sequence ATGACTAGACGGCTTCTGCTCTTCGGCGGCACGACTGAGGCGCGAGAACTGACCCGCTACGGGCTGCCCGTCATATACTGCGCCGCCTCGGACTACGGCGCGGAGCTGGTGCGCGGCGCACCCGGCGTAGAGGTGAAAACTGGACGCATGGACGCGGCCGAAATGGAGCGTTTTATGAAAGAAAACGAGGTCGCCTGCGTGATAGACGCGACGCACCCCTACGCGCGCGAAGCGAGCGAAAATATAAAACATGCGGCAAACGCCGCGGGACTGCCTCTTCTGCGCGTGCGCAGGAACGAGACGCCGGCGCCGGACGACGCGGTGCGCGTAAAAAGCGCGGCGGAGGCCGCCGCCTTCATTGAGGGCGAACGCGGAAACGTGCTTATCACGACCGGCAGCAAAGAAATAGAGGCCTTCGCCTCCGTAACGGACCGCAAACGGCTCTTTGCGCGCGTGCTGCCCGACGCGCTCGTCATACAAAAATGCGCGGAGTGCGGTTTTGACGCAGGACACCTCATCGCCATGCAGGGGCCCTTCAGCCTCCGCATGAACGAAGAGATGCTGCGTCTGTCCGGCGCGCGCTGGCTCGTCACGAAGGACGGCGGGGCGGCGGGCGGAACGGAAGAAAAACTTGCCGCCGCGGCAAACTGCGGCGCGCGCGTAGTGCTGATAGAACGCCCGCATGAGACGGAGGGCGCCTCCGCGGCTAGGGCGCTGCTTTGGGCGCGGCGTAATCTTGGCGTCTCTCGGCCCCCGCTCTTTCCGATGCTGACGGACATAGAGGGACGGCGCGCCGTCGTCGTAGGCGGAGGCGCGATAGCGGCGCGGCGCGCAAAGACGCTGCGCCGCTGCGGAGCTTCCGTGTATGTCATAAGCCCAGACTTCTGCTCGGAGATAAAAGAGCTTGGATGCACTCTGATAAAGAAAAAATTTGAACCGTCGGACTTGGACGGCGCTGTGCTTGTGGCGGCTGCGACGAACGACGCCGAGGTAAACAAAACGGCGGCGGACGAGGCGCGCAGGCGCGGCATTCCCGTAAGCGCGGCGGACGATGCGGCGCTGTGCAGCTTCTATTTCCCCTCTCTTGTAAATGTGGGCGAGGTCTCCGCCTCCGTGTCGGCGGGCGCGCTTTCTCCCGCGCTGACGCACCGGCTGGCCGGGCGGCTTCGCGCTGTTTGGGAGAGCTGGGTGAGCGAGGAACGGCGGGAACTTGAAAAGATAGACGAACAAAAGGATAAAAATTCCGGGGGTCTCTGCGATGAGTAA
- the hemC gene encoding hydroxymethylbilane synthase, translated as MSKEIKEENNIENCGRQIRFGSRKSDLALAQTKIVMDSVAACSPEFETELVPMETTGDKNMKPFSEASDKFGIKGLFTQELEEALLSGAIDVAVHSLKDMPVNANAELPLIAYSKREDPRDAMVLPSGHVELAPEPRIGCSSARRRVQLSALYPTARIEPVRGNINTRLRKLDCGEYDALVLAAAGLKRLGMEARVSRYFEPEEMVPAPGQGILACQGRAREDYHYLEGFRDRYGRLCAEAERAFSAALGGGCTAPVGAYARVVGDTINILGFYADESRGVIRRDSISGDAEKNRELGRELAERLLKGAERDAR; from the coding sequence ATGAGTAAAGAGATAAAAGAAGAAAACAACATCGAAAACTGCGGCAGACAAATACGCTTCGGCAGCAGAAAAAGCGACCTTGCGCTTGCGCAGACGAAAATAGTGATGGATTCGGTCGCGGCCTGCTCTCCGGAGTTTGAGACGGAGCTTGTGCCGATGGAGACCACCGGCGACAAAAACATGAAACCCTTCTCCGAGGCGAGCGACAAATTCGGGATAAAGGGGCTTTTCACGCAGGAGCTTGAAGAGGCGCTGCTTTCCGGCGCGATAGACGTCGCGGTGCACAGCTTGAAGGACATGCCGGTCAACGCGAACGCGGAGCTGCCGCTCATCGCCTATTCAAAGCGCGAAGACCCCCGCGACGCGATGGTGCTGCCGTCAGGCCATGTGGAGCTTGCACCGGAGCCGCGGATAGGCTGCTCGTCGGCCCGCCGGCGCGTGCAGCTCTCCGCGCTTTATCCAACGGCGCGCATAGAACCGGTGCGCGGAAACATAAACACGCGCCTGCGCAAGCTCGACTGCGGCGAATATGACGCGCTGGTGCTGGCCGCCGCCGGCCTCAAAAGGCTCGGCATGGAGGCTCGCGTCAGCCGCTACTTTGAGCCGGAAGAGATGGTGCCGGCGCCGGGACAGGGCATACTTGCCTGTCAGGGGCGTGCGCGCGAAGATTATCACTATCTGGAGGGCTTCCGCGACCGCTACGGGCGGCTCTGCGCCGAGGCGGAGCGCGCCTTCTCCGCGGCGCTTGGCGGCGGATGCACCGCGCCCGTAGGCGCATACGCGCGCGTCGTGGGAGATACGATAAACATATTGGGCTTCTACGCGGACGAAAGCCGCGGCGTCATACGCCGCGACAGCATCAGCGGAGATGCCGAAAAAAATAGAGAACTCGGCAGGGAGCTTGCCGAAAGACTTCTAAAAGGAGCTGAAAGAGATGCACGGTAA